Proteins from a single region of Paraflavitalea devenefica:
- a CDS encoding methyltransferase domain-containing protein, with amino-acid sequence MLSIPDINALSKYFVEESSFRHLFPLPIQKLDALHWSPLPVISKAVQFLVQDEVVNVLDIGSGIGKFCLAGACYRPAAHYYGVEQREDLVMQAAIVRDRLGLNNVHFIHSNFTQLDLKQYDHFYFYNSFFENLSATDRIDDSIAYSRELYTYYSNYLYKQLEEMPAGTRIVTYCSWGDEIPKGYTLAEAHFDTLLKCWVKR; translated from the coding sequence ATGCTTTCCATACCTGATATAAACGCTTTAAGCAAATACTTTGTGGAAGAATCAAGCTTCCGCCACCTTTTTCCCCTCCCTATACAAAAACTGGACGCTTTGCATTGGTCGCCTTTACCGGTGATCAGCAAAGCTGTTCAGTTCCTGGTACAGGATGAGGTGGTCAATGTGTTGGACATTGGAAGTGGTATTGGCAAGTTTTGCCTGGCCGGCGCTTGTTATCGGCCTGCCGCTCATTATTATGGCGTAGAACAGCGTGAAGACCTGGTCATGCAGGCGGCCATTGTAAGAGACAGGCTTGGATTGAACAATGTGCATTTCATCCATAGCAATTTTACCCAACTGGACCTGAAGCAATATGATCATTTTTATTTCTATAATTCCTTTTTTGAGAACCTTTCCGCAACCGACAGGATAGATGACAGCATTGCTTATTCAAGAGAGCTCTACACCTACTATAGTAATTACCTCTATAAACAACTGGAAGAAATGCCGGCAGGCACCCGCATCGTAACCTACTGTAGCTGGGGCGATGAAATACCCAAGGGATATACATTGGCGGAAGCACATTTTGACACTTTATTAAAGTGCTGGGTAAAAAGATAG
- a CDS encoding DUF983 domain-containing protein has product MATKENSAPVLLRKKPGYLWSLLHHKCARCRQGDMFQSRNAYNLKQFMKMHTHCPVCNQRMEIEVGFYYGTSYVSYALTVALSVTTFVAWWVLIGFSVHDNRFFWWLGINIGMLVLLQPYLQRLSRAIWLSFFVRYNANWDTEKPDNQERG; this is encoded by the coding sequence ATGGCAACAAAAGAAAATAGCGCTCCGGTATTGCTAAGGAAGAAGCCAGGCTACCTATGGAGCCTGCTACATCATAAATGCGCCCGTTGCAGGCAAGGCGATATGTTTCAATCCAGGAATGCCTACAACCTGAAGCAGTTTATGAAAATGCATACCCACTGCCCCGTCTGTAACCAACGGATGGAAATAGAAGTTGGATTTTATTACGGGACCAGCTACGTGAGTTATGCGCTCACGGTAGCACTATCAGTGACCACCTTTGTAGCCTGGTGGGTATTGATAGGGTTTTCGGTACATGACAACCGTTTTTTCTGGTGGCTGGGCATTAATATAGGGATGCTCGTTCTGCTGCAGCCCTATTTGCAGCGGCTGTCGAGAGCGATTTGGCTGTCGTTTTTTGTCCGGTATAATGCCAACTGGGATACGGAAAAGCCGGACAACCAGGAACGGGGTTAA
- a CDS encoding methyltransferase domain-containing protein translates to MKNPITDLPLRKATWFGSDEQFHHLYPLAMQQLARRHWTSLAIAEKVVQFLTPSPGVKVLDIGSGVGKFCLTGAYHQPSAHFFGIEQREDLVAHANTARDILGLQNVHFIHGNFTQLDFSQYDHFYFYNSFYEHLTDTDKIDNNITFSTALYNYYTRYLYKKLDAMPAGTRLATFHTMEDRVPPGFCLAESHVGTLLKFWVKT, encoded by the coding sequence ATGAAGAATCCAATTACCGACCTGCCATTGCGCAAAGCAACCTGGTTTGGTTCGGATGAGCAATTTCACCATCTGTATCCACTGGCAATGCAACAACTGGCACGCAGGCACTGGACTTCCCTGGCCATTGCCGAAAAAGTGGTGCAATTCCTTACTCCTTCGCCGGGCGTTAAGGTACTGGATATAGGCAGTGGCGTGGGTAAGTTCTGTCTAACAGGTGCCTATCATCAACCTTCGGCCCATTTTTTTGGTATTGAACAGCGGGAAGACCTGGTAGCACATGCCAACACGGCCAGGGATATATTGGGATTACAGAACGTACATTTCATACACGGCAACTTTACACAGCTTGATTTCAGCCAGTATGACCACTTCTATTTTTACAATTCCTTTTATGAGCATCTTACGGATACCGATAAAATAGACAACAATATCACTTTTTCTACGGCCCTGTATAACTATTATACCCGCTATCTCTATAAAAAACTGGATGCCATGCCGGCCGGTACGCGGCTGGCCACCTTTCACACAATGGAAGACAGGGTGCCACCCGGCTTTTGCCTGGCCGAATCACATGTTGGCACCTTATTGAAATTTTGGGTAAAAACGTGA
- a CDS encoding glycine cleavage system protein H, translating into MDIGKAQKRDLYYTNDHEWIDFQGSVAYVGVCGFKLKGILQVEQFSFVDAEGLKKQGETIATIQYDDYQIAIRMPVDGKVISLNDALMAGRQDLLLQEPENNGWVALIVPDKPYERQGLMLQDQYRQYIKRKY; encoded by the coding sequence ATGGATATAGGAAAAGCGCAAAAAAGGGACTTGTACTATACGAATGACCATGAATGGATTGACTTCCAGGGCTCCGTAGCCTACGTAGGCGTATGTGGGTTTAAGCTAAAGGGTATTCTCCAGGTAGAGCAATTTTCTTTCGTTGATGCCGAAGGTTTGAAAAAGCAAGGGGAAACAATTGCAACAATTCAATATGATGACTATCAGATTGCTATCCGGATGCCGGTAGATGGTAAAGTGATCAGCCTTAATGATGCGCTGATGGCCGGCCGCCAGGACCTGTTATTGCAGGAGCCTGAAAACAATGGCTGGGTTGCACTGATCGTACCGGATAAACCTTATGAGCGGCAGGGATTGATGCTCCAGGATCAATACAGGCAATACATCAAAAGAAAATACTGA
- a CDS encoding Crp/Fnr family transcriptional regulator: MSISGIFPIDKWDFKSQSVLADLPEEDLTLLSAHQSEHMYSKGEIIFREGAYPSGIFYIKKGKAKKYKVAKEGSEHIIYVANTGELLGFHAILEGDRYPDSAASLEDSSIIFFPKEDFLEVLQRSSVLSRRLLKTLSHEFAVIVNSLTLFTQRSVRERLALQLVVLREKYKVDFQPGMPVEINLSREDLANLVGTARENIVRILSEFKEAGILETKGRKIIVKDVVALIKIADYK; the protein is encoded by the coding sequence ATGAGTATCAGTGGCATTTTCCCTATAGACAAGTGGGATTTCAAGAGTCAGTCGGTCCTGGCCGACCTGCCGGAAGAAGATTTGACCCTGCTCAGCGCACACCAAAGTGAGCACATGTACAGCAAAGGGGAAATCATCTTCCGGGAAGGCGCTTATCCTTCCGGCATCTTTTATATCAAAAAAGGTAAAGCTAAAAAATACAAGGTGGCCAAAGAAGGCAGCGAGCACATCATCTATGTAGCCAATACCGGTGAGTTGTTAGGCTTTCATGCCATATTGGAAGGCGACCGTTATCCCGATTCAGCGGCCTCTCTGGAAGACAGCAGTATCATATTTTTTCCCAAAGAAGATTTCCTGGAAGTATTACAGCGATCTTCCGTGTTAAGCAGGAGATTATTGAAAACCCTCAGTCATGAATTTGCTGTGATAGTCAATAGCCTTACCTTATTTACCCAACGCTCTGTACGGGAAAGGCTGGCGCTGCAGTTGGTAGTACTCCGGGAAAAATATAAAGTAGACTTTCAGCCCGGTATGCCTGTTGAGATCAACCTGTCACGTGAAGACCTGGCCAACCTGGTGGGCACTGCCCGGGAAAACATTGTCCGTATACTGAGCGAGTTTAAAGAAGCCGGTATCCTGGAAACGAAGGGCAGAAAGATTATTGTGAAAGATGTAGTTGCATTGATAAAGATCGCGGACTATAAGTAA
- a CDS encoding beta-galactosidase, producing the protein MPIRSLYATIILLVALANSYAVFAQPKQNKLLFGVAYYDEYMPYDRLEKDVNMMKKAGINVVRIAESTWSTMEPQEGVYNFKHIDRVLNAMHKAGISVIIGTPTYAVPTWLVKKHPDVLAITPRGPNQYGARQNMDITNVHYLKHAESAIRKLLAHVKDHPAIIGYQVDNETKAYGTSGPNVQQQFVAYMKQQFVTLDSINRAFGLDYWSNRINNWNDFPSVNGSINASLSAEFARFQRLLVTNFLGWQARIVREYKKPAQFITQNFDLDWRGHSYGIQPEVDHFAAAKVLDIAGIDIYHPSQDRLTGAEISFGGDITRSMKGGQNYLVIETEAQGFPQWVPFPGQLRLQAFSHLASGANMVSYWHWHSIHNSAETYWKGLLSHDLEPNELYEEAITIGTDFARLSDHLVNLKKKHQVAMLFSNEALTGFNAFQPGENYNGILRPMYDALYKMNVGVDFIDPSSKSWDDYKLIIVPALYAAPDSLLRRLNQYIERGGHVVFTFKSGFSDQYVKVRSIRQPGIISEACGIRYNLFTAPENVSLKDDPFQVGKSQNYVEKWMELLEPVTAKVLAYYDHPVWSKYAAVTQNNYGKGVATYVGCLPSKPMMEKILEQAVKNAGLWSTDQELKFPLIVKSGTNQLGKKIHYYFNYAARPQTVTYPYGAGVLLLTGKKITPNNSIELPAWGFVIVEEV; encoded by the coding sequence ATGCCAATAAGAAGTCTTTACGCAACCATTATACTACTGGTAGCCCTGGCCAATAGCTATGCTGTCTTTGCCCAGCCCAAACAGAACAAGTTATTATTTGGCGTGGCCTACTACGATGAATACATGCCTTACGACCGGCTGGAGAAGGATGTGAACATGATGAAAAAGGCCGGTATCAATGTGGTGCGTATTGCAGAATCTACCTGGAGCACGATGGAGCCGCAGGAAGGGGTCTATAATTTTAAACACATAGACCGGGTGCTCAACGCCATGCATAAAGCAGGGATCAGCGTCATCATCGGCACGCCTACTTATGCAGTGCCCACCTGGCTGGTCAAAAAACATCCGGATGTACTGGCCATAACGCCACGGGGTCCCAACCAATACGGCGCCCGGCAGAATATGGATATTACCAATGTCCATTACCTGAAACATGCAGAAAGCGCCATCCGCAAACTGCTGGCGCATGTGAAAGACCATCCGGCCATTATCGGTTACCAGGTAGACAATGAAACGAAAGCTTATGGCACCAGCGGCCCCAATGTACAGCAACAGTTTGTGGCGTACATGAAGCAGCAATTTGTTACGCTCGACAGCATCAACCGCGCCTTTGGGTTGGACTACTGGAGCAACCGCATCAACAACTGGAATGATTTCCCTTCTGTCAATGGCAGCATCAATGCCAGCCTCAGCGCTGAATTCGCCCGCTTCCAACGTTTGCTGGTCACCAACTTCCTGGGCTGGCAGGCCAGGATCGTACGGGAGTACAAGAAACCGGCCCAGTTTATTACGCAAAACTTCGACCTGGACTGGCGGGGACATTCTTACGGTATACAACCTGAAGTAGATCATTTCGCGGCAGCCAAAGTACTGGACATAGCAGGTATTGATATTTACCATCCTTCGCAAGACCGCCTGACCGGCGCAGAGATTTCCTTTGGCGGCGATATTACCCGCTCTATGAAGGGCGGACAGAATTACCTCGTCATTGAAACAGAAGCGCAAGGCTTTCCCCAGTGGGTACCTTTTCCCGGTCAGCTTCGATTACAGGCTTTCAGTCACCTGGCGTCCGGCGCCAATATGGTGTCTTACTGGCACTGGCATTCCATCCACAACTCGGCCGAAACTTATTGGAAAGGATTGCTGAGCCATGACTTGGAACCCAATGAACTGTATGAGGAAGCCATTACCATCGGCACCGATTTTGCCAGGCTGAGTGATCACCTCGTCAACCTGAAGAAGAAACATCAGGTAGCGATGCTGTTCAGCAATGAAGCGCTGACCGGCTTCAATGCCTTTCAGCCAGGCGAGAATTATAATGGCATACTGCGGCCCATGTATGATGCGCTGTACAAAATGAACGTAGGCGTAGACTTTATAGATCCCTCGTCTAAAAGCTGGGATGATTACAAACTGATTATTGTGCCTGCCTTGTATGCAGCACCCGACAGCTTACTGCGCCGGCTTAATCAATACATAGAAAGGGGAGGGCATGTGGTATTTACTTTCAAGAGTGGGTTCTCCGATCAATATGTGAAAGTGCGGTCTATACGGCAGCCCGGTATTATCAGTGAGGCTTGTGGCATTCGGTACAACTTGTTTACTGCGCCGGAGAATGTATCACTGAAGGACGATCCCTTCCAGGTGGGGAAGAGCCAGAACTACGTGGAAAAATGGATGGAGTTACTGGAGCCGGTCACCGCAAAAGTGCTGGCTTACTATGACCATCCGGTGTGGAGTAAGTATGCGGCTGTTACACAAAACAACTATGGAAAGGGCGTGGCTACTTACGTCGGCTGCCTGCCCAGCAAACCCATGATGGAAAAGATACTGGAACAGGCAGTGAAGAACGCCGGACTATGGAGCACCGACCAGGAACTAAAGTTTCCTTTAATTGTAAAGTCGGGCACCAACCAGCTCGGTAAAAAGATCCACTATTACTTTAATTATGCTGCCCGGCCACAAACGGTTACCTATCCTTATGGGGCAGGTGTATTGCTGCTAACGGGAAAAAAGATTACACCCAACAACTCTATAGAACTGCCTGCATGGGGCTTTGTGATTGTGGAGGAGGTGTAG